A genomic segment from Geitlerinema sp. PCC 7407 encodes:
- the pyrH gene encoding UMP kinase yields the protein MGITYRRVLLKLSGEALMGELSYGIDPSIVQSIAQEVAEVAAAGVQVAIVVGGGNIFRGVKGAAAGMDRATADYIGMIATVMNAMTLQDSLEQIGVPTRVQTAIAMQEVAEPYIRRRAIRHLEKGRVVIFGAGSGNPFFTTDTTAALRAAEIDANVIFKATKVDGIYDSDPHQNPDAKRFKSLTYSHVLAHDLRVMDSTAIALCKDNDIPIVVFDLSVSGNIRRAVMGESIGTIVGGFCEVS from the coding sequence ATGGGGATAACATACCGTCGGGTCCTGCTAAAGCTAAGCGGTGAAGCGCTGATGGGGGAATTGTCCTACGGCATTGACCCCAGCATCGTCCAATCCATTGCCCAGGAAGTAGCAGAAGTTGCGGCAGCGGGGGTCCAGGTGGCGATCGTTGTGGGCGGCGGAAACATTTTCCGGGGCGTCAAGGGCGCTGCTGCCGGGATGGATCGGGCTACCGCTGACTACATTGGCATGATCGCCACGGTCATGAACGCCATGACGCTCCAAGACTCGCTGGAGCAAATCGGCGTGCCCACGCGGGTGCAGACGGCGATCGCCATGCAAGAAGTCGCCGAGCCCTACATTCGTCGTCGGGCGATTCGTCATCTCGAAAAAGGCCGCGTGGTCATCTTTGGTGCAGGGTCGGGCAATCCTTTCTTCACAACCGACACCACCGCCGCCCTCCGGGCTGCTGAAATCGACGCCAACGTGATCTTCAAGGCCACCAAAGTCGACGGCATCTACGACTCAGACCCCCACCAAAACCCAGACGCCAAGCGCTTTAAGAGTCTGACCTACAGCCACGTGTTGGCCCATGACCTGCGCGTGATGGACAGCACCGCGATCGCCCTTTGCAAAGACAACGACATCCCCATCGTCGTCTTTGACCTCTCCGTTTCCGGCAACATTCGTCGTGCCGTGATGGGAGAATCAATTGGAACCATTGTGGGAGGTTTCTGTGAAGTTAGCTGA
- a CDS encoding thioredoxin family protein: MDKTGTPIGSYAPDFELPGVDETVHHLARYLERFQAVGVVFLGNHCSWAQAYLPRLRAIQEQFQDQSFTLIGINANDASQSPEDSFEQMKVFARDRALNFPYLRDVTQDVARSFGVVYTPVAFLLDHEGILRYRGAIDDSPTQPDQVQTPYFQQAIAQLLARSAISPEQTEAKGEPVKWRA; this comes from the coding sequence ATGGATAAGACTGGTACTCCCATCGGTAGCTATGCCCCTGATTTTGAGCTGCCGGGTGTTGATGAGACCGTACACCACCTGGCCCGCTACCTAGAACGGTTTCAGGCAGTGGGGGTTGTTTTCCTGGGCAACCACTGTTCTTGGGCGCAGGCCTATCTGCCGAGACTGCGGGCGATCCAGGAGCAGTTTCAGGACCAGTCCTTTACCCTGATCGGGATCAACGCCAATGATGCCAGCCAGTCGCCCGAAGACAGCTTCGAGCAGATGAAGGTGTTTGCCCGCGATCGCGCGCTGAATTTTCCCTACCTGCGGGACGTCACCCAGGACGTGGCCCGCTCCTTTGGCGTGGTCTACACGCCGGTGGCCTTTTTGCTCGATCACGAAGGCATCTTGCGCTACCGGGGGGCGATCGACGACAGCCCAACCCAGCCCGACCAGGTCCAGACGCCCTATTTCCAGCAGGCGATCGCCCAACTGCTGGCTAGATCGGCCATCTCGCCCGAGCAAACCGAGGCCAAGGGTGAACCGGTCAAGTGGCGCGCCTGA
- a CDS encoding MBOAT family protein, which produces MLFSSAEFILFFLPTVIIAISIVQVFSKSFILPFLLFFSFIFYSFGGAQYLPLLALSILVNYLIGNLLIKNRQRLILIGGIVFNLGLLAYYKYGNFLLDIFSGVTNLSVDFPDTKLPLAISFFTFQQIAYIVDSYNQKSTRCNFLEYSLFVTFFPQLIAGPIVKEQEILENIQDKKIQVTIDNITLGVSLFTLGLFKKVVFADGYAAIADPIFQQFSQSNPDLSTNFLLLGMFAYTLQIYFDFSGYTDMAIGLGHIFGFSLPINFNSPYKSSSIIDFWRRWHITLSNFLRDYIYFPLGGSRKGISRKYINLLIVMLLGGLWHGAGFNFIIWGGIHGVLLVINHSYNNQVKEYLSSKLNQTISWIGPAITFIAVSLAWIPFRLPGLQFIDYYNALFSKLNFDIVYSNQYLFVILGILICWIAPNSSRIFGLDGSNSLWKPKIRFALLTAFIYGIALIFVLEGEPYEFIYFEF; this is translated from the coding sequence ATGCTTTTTTCATCCGCAGAGTTTATTTTATTTTTCCTGCCGACAGTTATCATTGCAATCTCTATCGTACAAGTATTTTCCAAATCTTTCATCCTTCCTTTTCTTCTATTTTTTTCTTTTATTTTTTACAGCTTTGGTGGCGCGCAATATTTGCCACTTTTAGCACTTTCGATACTAGTCAACTATTTAATTGGAAATCTTCTAATCAAGAATCGTCAAAGACTGATCTTAATTGGTGGAATAGTTTTTAATTTAGGACTTCTTGCGTATTACAAATATGGAAATTTTCTTTTGGACATTTTTTCGGGAGTCACCAATCTATCAGTAGATTTCCCAGACACTAAATTGCCTTTAGCAATCTCTTTTTTTACTTTTCAGCAAATCGCTTACATTGTTGACTCATACAATCAAAAGAGTACAAGATGTAACTTTCTTGAATATTCTTTGTTTGTTACCTTTTTTCCACAATTGATTGCGGGTCCCATTGTTAAAGAGCAAGAGATTCTTGAAAATATTCAAGACAAGAAAATTCAGGTAACAATTGACAACATAACACTAGGAGTTAGCCTGTTTACTCTAGGCCTCTTTAAGAAGGTCGTCTTTGCTGATGGATATGCTGCCATAGCAGATCCGATATTTCAACAATTTTCTCAGTCAAATCCAGATTTGAGCACTAACTTCCTTCTGTTGGGGATGTTTGCTTACACTTTACAGATTTATTTTGATTTTTCTGGGTATACAGATATGGCCATTGGCTTAGGTCATATATTTGGCTTTTCTTTACCTATAAACTTTAATTCTCCCTATAAGTCCTCCTCTATTATCGACTTTTGGAGGAGGTGGCACATTACGCTTTCCAACTTCCTAAGAGACTATATCTACTTTCCGTTGGGAGGAAGTAGAAAAGGAATTAGTCGAAAATATATCAATCTTTTGATCGTGATGCTTCTAGGAGGACTATGGCATGGAGCGGGCTTTAATTTTATTATTTGGGGAGGCATTCATGGAGTATTACTGGTTATCAATCACAGCTATAACAACCAAGTAAAAGAGTATCTCTCATCCAAGCTTAATCAGACAATAAGTTGGATAGGTCCAGCCATAACCTTTATCGCTGTATCGTTAGCTTGGATACCCTTCCGTCTTCCAGGCCTACAGTTTATCGACTACTACAATGCACTCTTTTCAAAGTTAAATTTCGACATTGTTTATTCCAATCAGTATCTTTTTGTGATCTTGGGGATCTTAATTTGTTGGATAGCCCCTAACAGTTCCAGAATTTTTGGCTTAGATGGATCTAATTCTCTATGGAAGCCAAAAATTCGATTTGCGCTTTTGACAGCTTTCATTTACGGGATTGCACTTATTTTTGTTTTAGAAGGGGAGCCTTATGAATTTATATACTTTGAGTTCTAG
- a CDS encoding SGNH/GDSL hydrolase family protein, which yields MNLYTLSSRFLSRIQFIDLKPSKGIIYLMLFSTVTAINLYFLEFASRKMTDSGNYYCKLVSKNNPGSCSSQAYIRRVLDLDKNIQNIVIGDSQVGGQAKIEDFASLGIGGISFYEQERVIQFVFRYRKPDEVILGVGPQLLAKDRQTSDFVRLPKNSFSRQILPWPFYVLEPGLTPGMPLFLKDAVTHTSISETVQSSSFRDWMKQMNAEHWGDIPPEIRLERTLARVKEQTPVPLSHQSIGAQRLEKTLIFLKQKGANVCLVRPPVTEEYLAYEAEISPERFRESEEVYKELAQKHHIPYVDFRDLDFRQSLSHFANQDHLNAQGHRFFWPKAHQACFG from the coding sequence ATGAATTTATATACTTTGAGTTCTAGATTCTTATCAAGAATTCAATTTATAGATCTGAAACCATCTAAAGGCATTATTTATCTAATGCTCTTTTCAACAGTCACAGCAATTAATTTATATTTTCTAGAATTTGCCTCTCGAAAAATGACAGATTCTGGGAATTATTACTGTAAGTTAGTTAGCAAAAACAATCCAGGATCTTGCTCTAGTCAAGCTTACATACGTAGGGTGCTAGATTTAGACAAAAACATTCAAAATATTGTAATTGGTGATTCTCAGGTAGGCGGACAAGCAAAAATCGAAGATTTTGCGTCTTTAGGTATTGGCGGCATTAGTTTTTATGAGCAAGAAAGGGTTATTCAATTCGTGTTTAGGTACCGAAAACCCGACGAAGTTATCTTAGGGGTAGGCCCTCAACTTTTAGCAAAAGATAGACAAACAAGCGATTTTGTGCGCTTGCCAAAAAATTCTTTTTCTCGTCAGATTTTGCCTTGGCCTTTTTATGTTTTAGAGCCCGGACTAACACCTGGCATGCCGCTCTTTTTAAAGGATGCTGTTACCCATACCTCAATCTCTGAAACTGTTCAAAGCAGCAGTTTCAGAGATTGGATGAAACAAATGAATGCAGAACACTGGGGTGATATCCCACCAGAAATTCGTCTGGAACGAACCTTAGCTAGGGTCAAAGAACAAACTCCCGTACCCTTATCTCATCAGTCGATTGGAGCCCAACGTCTAGAAAAGACTTTAATTTTCTTGAAACAAAAAGGCGCCAATGTTTGTTTAGTTCGCCCTCCCGTAACAGAAGAGTATCTCGCCTATGAAGCAGAGATTAGTCCGGAACGTTTTCGAGAATCCGAAGAGGTCTATAAAGAACTTGCTCAAAAACATCACATTCCATACGTTGATTTTAGGGACTTAGACTTTAGACAGTCGTTGTCCCATTTTGCTAATCAAGACCATCTCAATGCTCAAGGGCATCGCTTTTTTTGGCCAAAAGCTCATCAAGCATGTTTTGGTTAA
- the selD gene encoding selenide, water dikinase SelD, which produces MRPDLKHSSITQDLVLVGGGHSHALVLRQWAMDPVPGVRLTVINQTPQTPYSGMLPGYVAGLYSYDECHIDLRRLCQFAGVQFWVDEVVGLDLAQQRVLCAQHPPVAFDWLSLDIGSTPTVTAVPGAAKYAIAAKPIPALIAGWDALRSQVAAAPEQDRHIVVVGGGAGGVELTLAIHRQLTAIYCQAGQPADRLTLHLIHRGAALLPGENAWVTRQLTRILGDRGVQIHLQEQVTAVEPDRVCCASGLEVPSDRTFWVTQASAAPWIRAAGLATDERGFLAVNDGLQSISHPRVFGAGDIATMVNHPRPKAGVFAVRQGKPLADNLRRSLRREPLKPYRPQKQFLKLIGTGDEQAIAVRGPLGVGPWPLLWRWKDAIDRRFMERFNELPVMEVTSAENSEALSPMRCAGCGSKVGSSVLERVLARIRAEHPPGGDRLDILIGLDAPDDAAVVAVPSDRLMVHTLDYFRALVADPFQFGQIATQHCLSDLYAMGAEPQSVLAMVTVPYGTEAKIEETLYQLLSGALQALGSVPLVGGHTTEGPELVFGLACNGLVAGDRLLRKGGLAPGDALILTKALGTGTLFAADMRYQAKGEWIEAALASMRQSNQAAAQCLQAAGAIACTDITGFGLLGHLVEMVRASAVDVTLDLAALPWLPGAAETLAQGLFSSLHPENLRSRHWIANLAEAVGHPRYPILFDPQTSGGLLAGVPGDRAADCVAQLQALGYRDSALIGHVTPRTDAEAPIHLVLD; this is translated from the coding sequence ATGAGGCCCGATTTGAAACACTCAAGCATCACCCAAGACCTCGTACTCGTCGGCGGGGGGCACAGTCATGCCCTCGTGCTGCGCCAGTGGGCGATGGACCCGGTGCCCGGGGTGCGGCTGACGGTGATCAATCAGACACCCCAAACGCCCTATTCGGGAATGCTGCCGGGGTATGTGGCGGGCCTCTATAGCTATGATGAGTGCCACATTGACTTGCGGCGGCTGTGCCAGTTTGCTGGGGTGCAGTTTTGGGTGGATGAGGTGGTGGGGCTGGATCTGGCGCAGCAGCGGGTGCTGTGCGCGCAGCATCCCCCGGTGGCCTTTGACTGGCTGTCGCTGGATATCGGCAGTACGCCGACGGTGACGGCGGTGCCGGGAGCGGCCAAGTATGCGATCGCCGCCAAGCCAATTCCGGCGCTGATCGCGGGCTGGGACGCGCTGCGGAGCCAAGTTGCCGCTGCGCCTGAGCAAGACCGGCACATCGTGGTGGTGGGAGGCGGCGCGGGCGGCGTGGAGCTGACCTTGGCGATTCACCGGCAGCTGACGGCGATCTATTGTCAGGCGGGGCAGCCAGCCGATCGCCTGACCCTACACCTGATCCATCGGGGCGCGGCGCTCTTGCCCGGAGAGAATGCCTGGGTGACGCGCCAGTTGACCCGGATCCTGGGCGATCGCGGGGTGCAGATTCATTTGCAGGAGCAGGTGACGGCGGTGGAGCCCGATCGCGTGTGCTGCGCCTCGGGGCTGGAGGTGCCCAGCGATCGCACCTTTTGGGTGACCCAGGCGTCGGCTGCGCCCTGGATTCGGGCCGCAGGCCTCGCCACCGATGAGCGGGGCTTTTTGGCGGTGAATGACGGCCTCCAGTCGATCTCTCACCCGCGAGTGTTTGGGGCGGGGGATATCGCCACGATGGTGAACCACCCGCGCCCCAAGGCGGGAGTGTTTGCGGTGCGCCAGGGCAAGCCCCTCGCCGACAATCTGCGGCGATCGCTCCGAAGAGAGCCCCTGAAGCCCTACCGACCCCAGAAACAATTTCTCAAGCTGATCGGCACGGGAGACGAGCAGGCGATCGCGGTGCGCGGTCCCCTGGGCGTCGGGCCTTGGCCCCTGCTGTGGCGCTGGAAAGACGCCATCGATCGCCGGTTCATGGAGCGCTTTAACGAGCTGCCGGTGATGGAGGTGACATCCGCAGAAAACTCCGAGGCGCTGAGCCCCATGCGCTGCGCAGGCTGCGGGTCCAAGGTGGGCAGCTCGGTCCTGGAGCGGGTGCTGGCGCGGATTCGGGCGGAGCATCCCCCAGGGGGCGATCGCCTGGATATCCTGATCGGGCTGGACGCGCCGGACGATGCGGCGGTGGTCGCGGTCCCCAGCGATCGCCTGATGGTCCACACCCTGGACTATTTCCGGGCCCTGGTCGCCGACCCCTTCCAGTTTGGCCAGATCGCCACCCAGCACTGCCTCAGCGACCTCTACGCTATGGGCGCCGAGCCCCAGAGCGTCTTGGCCATGGTCACCGTCCCCTACGGCACCGAAGCCAAGATCGAAGAAACCCTCTATCAGCTGCTCTCGGGCGCTCTCCAGGCCCTGGGATCTGTGCCGCTGGTGGGCGGCCACACCACCGAAGGGCCGGAGCTGGTCTTCGGGCTGGCCTGCAATGGGCTGGTGGCGGGCGATCGCCTGCTGCGCAAAGGCGGCCTGGCTCCCGGGGACGCCCTGATCTTGACCAAGGCCCTGGGTACGGGCACCCTTTTTGCCGCCGACATGCGCTACCAGGCCAAGGGAGAATGGATCGAAGCAGCCCTGGCCTCCATGCGCCAGTCCAACCAGGCAGCGGCCCAGTGCCTCCAGGCAGCAGGGGCGATCGCCTGCACTGACATTACGGGGTTCGGTTTGCTGGGGCACCTGGTGGAAATGGTGCGGGCCTCGGCGGTGGACGTGACCCTCGATCTGGCCGCCCTGCCCTGGCTGCCGGGGGCCGCCGAGACCCTGGCCCAGGGCCTTTTCAGCTCCCTCCACCCCGAAAATCTGCGATCGCGCCACTGGATCGCCAATCTGGCCGAGGCCGTGGGCCATCCCCGCTACCCGATTCTCTTTGACCCCCAGACCTCCGGCGGCCTCCTGGCAGGGGTTCCGGGCGATCGCGCTGCGGACTGCGTGGCCCAGCTCCAGGCCCTGGGCTACCGAGACAGCGCCCTCATCGGCCACGTCACCCCGCGCACCGATGCCGAAGCCCCCATCCACCTCGTTCTAGATTAG
- the mnmH gene encoding tRNA 2-selenouridine(34) synthase MnmH has translation MPQILDFDAFLHAPGPILDARSPGEYGQGHIPGALSFPLFDNEERAQVGTCYKQVGRDAAVELGLELVGPKMAQFVRRAKELAPEKQVRLHCWRGGMRSGSLAWLLETAGFQVTLLEGGYKRFRQWVRETLSRPRPIVIVGGMTGTGKTDVLRAIAGLGAQMLDLEGLAHHRGSSYGSLGLPPQPTTEHYENLLALEWFAFDPQRPVWIEAESRQVGRCRIPAELFAQMDQASVLQIERSRPERIELLLKDYGQADRTELIEATERIRKKLGGEKTREAVEAIAQGDLAPAIALVLDYYDKTYQYDLQRRTVARHSVDVSGLDALAAAQRLMAEAARRFPHADPTVQSAAETEPSPV, from the coding sequence ATGCCGCAAATTCTTGATTTTGACGCTTTTCTGCACGCTCCGGGACCAATTCTGGATGCCCGCAGCCCCGGCGAATACGGCCAGGGCCACATTCCCGGCGCCCTCAGTTTTCCGCTCTTTGACAACGAGGAGCGCGCCCAGGTGGGGACCTGCTACAAACAGGTAGGCCGCGACGCCGCTGTGGAGCTGGGCCTAGAGTTGGTCGGCCCGAAGATGGCGCAGTTTGTGCGGCGGGCCAAGGAGCTCGCTCCCGAGAAACAGGTGCGGCTGCACTGCTGGCGCGGGGGAATGCGCAGCGGCAGCTTGGCGTGGCTGCTGGAGACAGCGGGCTTCCAGGTGACGCTGCTGGAGGGCGGCTACAAGCGGTTTCGGCAGTGGGTGCGGGAGACGCTGAGCCGGCCGCGACCCATCGTCATCGTGGGGGGCATGACCGGCACGGGCAAAACCGATGTGCTGCGGGCGATCGCGGGCCTGGGGGCTCAAATGCTGGATCTCGAAGGGCTGGCCCACCATCGCGGCAGCAGCTACGGCAGTCTGGGTCTGCCGCCCCAGCCCACCACCGAGCACTACGAAAATCTGCTGGCCCTGGAATGGTTCGCCTTTGACCCCCAGCGGCCCGTGTGGATCGAGGCGGAGAGCCGACAGGTGGGGCGCTGCCGCATTCCGGCGGAGCTATTTGCTCAGATGGACCAGGCCTCGGTGCTGCAAATCGAGCGATCGCGCCCTGAGCGCATCGAGCTACTGCTCAAGGACTACGGCCAGGCCGATCGCACCGAGCTGATCGAGGCCACCGAGCGCATCCGCAAAAAGCTGGGGGGCGAAAAAACCCGCGAAGCTGTGGAGGCGATCGCCCAGGGAGACCTCGCGCCCGCCATTGCCCTGGTGCTGGACTATTACGACAAGACCTATCAGTATGATTTGCAGCGTCGCACTGTGGCGCGCCATTCTGTTGATGTCTCTGGCCTCGATGCCCTCGCCGCTGCCCAGCGCCTGATGGCCGAGGCTGCCCGCCGCTTTCCCCATGCCGACCCCACCGTCCAATCTGCTGCTGAAACTGAGCCGTCGCCTGTTTGA
- a CDS encoding RsmB/NOP family class I SAM-dependent RNA methyltransferase, with amino-acid sequence MPTPPSNLLLKLSRRLFEDSADQDAFVQALSEPQPFHPCILWGRDRPDPAPFEPVPPLPWQPAWIDRLPHGSQPGRHPLHQAGYFYCLDFSSVFEASVLLGIPGPVERVLDLCAAPGGKSLFAARALDPQLLLSNEVIGKRTGMLVSNLKRCWVSDPGDRRRVVLSLDTQVLAARLPQTMDVAIVDAPCSGQSLLAKGETAPGCFHPVNINKNANRQKRILANAAQTVAPGGYLAYMTCAFSPEENERVAEWLRDRFPQFQAQSVDHLAAYQSRLSDLPCYRMFPQGGLGAGGFAVLFRNTDTGDRASIPAEFLAHPALKWIHAAQSPAPGSPSADPSPA; translated from the coding sequence ATGCCGACCCCACCGTCCAATCTGCTGCTGAAACTGAGCCGTCGCCTGTTTGAGGATTCGGCGGACCAGGACGCCTTTGTGCAGGCCCTCAGCGAGCCACAGCCCTTTCACCCCTGCATCTTGTGGGGGCGCGATCGCCCGGATCCCGCGCCCTTTGAGCCGGTGCCGCCCTTGCCTTGGCAGCCCGCCTGGATCGATCGGCTGCCCCACGGCAGCCAGCCCGGACGCCACCCCCTACATCAGGCGGGCTATTTTTACTGCCTGGATTTTTCGTCGGTGTTTGAGGCGTCGGTGCTGCTGGGCATCCCGGGGCCGGTGGAGCGGGTGCTGGATCTGTGCGCGGCCCCCGGCGGCAAGAGCCTGTTTGCGGCCCGCGCCCTCGACCCCCAGCTGCTGCTGAGCAACGAGGTGATCGGCAAGCGCACGGGCATGCTGGTGAGCAACCTCAAGCGCTGCTGGGTAAGCGATCCGGGCGATCGCCGCCGCGTGGTCCTCAGCCTCGACACCCAGGTGCTGGCGGCCCGCCTGCCCCAAACCATGGACGTGGCGATCGTGGACGCGCCGTGCAGCGGCCAGTCCCTGCTCGCCAAAGGAGAAACGGCTCCCGGCTGCTTTCACCCCGTCAACATCAACAAGAACGCCAATCGCCAAAAGCGCATCCTGGCCAACGCCGCGCAAACCGTCGCGCCCGGCGGATACCTGGCCTACATGACCTGCGCCTTTTCGCCGGAGGAAAACGAGCGGGTGGCCGAGTGGCTGAGGGACCGCTTTCCTCAGTTTCAGGCCCAGAGCGTCGACCATCTGGCCGCCTACCAGTCCCGGCTCAGCGACCTGCCCTGCTACCGGATGTTTCCCCAGGGAGGCCTAGGGGCGGGGGGCTTTGCGGTGCTGTTTCGCAACACCGACACCGGCGATCGCGCGTCGATCCCGGCGGAGTTTCTGGCCCACCCCGCCCTTAAGTGGATTCACGCGGCCCAATCTCCAGCTCCAGGTAGCCCGTCTGCGGATCCATCTCCCGCCTAA
- a CDS encoding PPC domain-containing DNA-binding protein — MDTLALRLHPGDDLRGALADLALAQGWEAACIVTAVGSLGQAALRWAGQSETTLLTGPFEILSLSGTLSRHGLHLHCAIADGQGRTFGGHLQPGCQIYTTAEIVIALLPQYCFRREMDPQTGYLELEIGPREST; from the coding sequence ATGGATACCTTAGCGCTGCGGCTGCACCCCGGCGATGACTTGCGAGGGGCTCTGGCGGATCTGGCTCTGGCCCAGGGCTGGGAGGCCGCGTGCATCGTGACGGCGGTGGGCAGCCTGGGGCAGGCGGCGCTGCGCTGGGCCGGCCAGTCGGAGACCACGCTGCTGACGGGGCCGTTTGAGATTCTCTCGCTGTCGGGCACGCTGTCGCGCCACGGCCTGCACCTGCACTGCGCGATCGCCGATGGTCAGGGCCGCACCTTTGGCGGTCATCTGCAGCCCGGCTGCCAGATTTACACAACCGCCGAAATCGTGATCGCCCTGCTGCCCCAGTACTGCTTTAGGCGGGAGATGGATCCGCAGACGGGCTACCTGGAGCTGGAGATTGGGCCGCGTGAATCCACTTAA
- a CDS encoding glutathione S-transferase family protein: MAKVEIYSAQVCPFAQRSRLTLLEKGVDFEVIEIDLNHKPDWFQSVSPYLKVPVVKVGDDRVWESSIINEYLEEVFPDPPLMPPTPVQRAIARIWIDFANNQFIPAFYKLLMAQEGDRQREWATQLSAHLRFLEYEGLRKTSEGPFWLGDRVSLVDLTYAPWFERWSALSHYRGIKIPAEYTRLHQWWQAMQARPSMQATQQPAEYHIAAYEKYANDTATGITAQELRRT; encoded by the coding sequence ATGGCTAAGGTCGAGATTTACAGCGCTCAGGTGTGTCCCTTTGCCCAGCGATCGCGCCTGACGCTGCTGGAAAAGGGGGTGGACTTTGAGGTGATCGAAATTGACCTCAACCACAAGCCGGACTGGTTTCAGTCGGTGTCGCCCTACCTCAAGGTGCCGGTGGTCAAGGTGGGCGACGATCGCGTGTGGGAGTCCTCCATCATCAACGAGTACCTGGAGGAAGTGTTTCCCGATCCGCCCCTGATGCCCCCGACGCCGGTCCAGCGGGCGATCGCCCGCATCTGGATTGACTTTGCCAATAACCAGTTCATTCCGGCTTTTTACAAGCTGCTCATGGCCCAAGAGGGCGATCGCCAGCGAGAGTGGGCGACGCAGCTGTCGGCGCACCTGCGCTTTTTGGAGTACGAGGGTCTGCGAAAAACCTCGGAAGGGCCGTTTTGGCTGGGCGATCGCGTAAGCCTGGTCGACCTCACCTACGCGCCGTGGTTCGAGCGCTGGTCTGCCCTGAGCCACTACCGGGGCATAAAAATTCCGGCGGAGTACACGCGGCTGCACCAGTGGTGGCAGGCGATGCAGGCCCGCCCCTCGATGCAGGCTACCCAGCAGCCCGCCGAGTATCACATTGCCGCCTACGAGAAGTACGCCAACGACACCGCCACGGGCATCACGGCCCAGGAGCTGCGGCGGACCTGA
- the fghA gene encoding S-formylglutathione hydrolase — MTTSLQCLQEHLCFGGQVGLYRHRSEACAGDMRFAVYVPPQAQHGPVPVLYFLSGLTCTEENFITKAGAQRWAAHYGLMLVAPDTSPRDAGIPGEDDDWDFGTGAGFYVDATESPWSDHYRMYSYVVEELPQLVARHFPVSDRAGIFGHSMGGHGALVCALRNGDRYQSVSAFAPISAPMRCPWGQKAFSRYLGDNPETWKAYDASELVRVSPVPTSILIDQGTADSFLETQLMPEVFAEACTQAGQHFTLRMQAGYDHGYYFISTFIEDHLRHHAAILCPESVGHHKREGHHG; from the coding sequence ATGACAACTTCGCTGCAATGCCTACAAGAGCATCTTTGTTTTGGCGGTCAGGTGGGCCTGTATCGCCACCGCTCCGAGGCCTGCGCTGGGGATATGCGCTTCGCGGTCTATGTGCCGCCCCAGGCGCAGCACGGGCCGGTGCCGGTGCTCTACTTTTTGTCGGGGCTGACCTGTACGGAGGAAAATTTCATCACCAAGGCGGGGGCCCAGCGCTGGGCGGCGCACTACGGCCTGATGCTGGTGGCCCCTGACACGAGCCCTCGGGATGCGGGTATTCCGGGAGAAGACGACGACTGGGACTTTGGCACGGGGGCAGGCTTCTACGTCGATGCGACGGAGTCGCCCTGGTCCGACCATTACCGCATGTACAGCTACGTGGTGGAGGAGCTGCCCCAGCTTGTGGCTCGCCACTTTCCGGTGAGCGATCGCGCGGGGATTTTTGGCCACTCCATGGGCGGTCACGGGGCGCTGGTGTGCGCCCTGCGCAATGGCGATCGCTACCAGTCGGTGTCGGCCTTTGCCCCCATCAGCGCGCCCATGCGCTGTCCCTGGGGCCAAAAAGCTTTTAGCCGCTACCTCGGCGACAACCCAGAGACCTGGAAGGCCTATGACGCCAGCGAGCTGGTGCGCGTGTCTCCCGTCCCGACCTCGATTTTGATTGACCAGGGCACGGCGGATTCGTTTCTAGAAACCCAGCTGATGCCGGAGGTGTTTGCGGAGGCCTGTACCCAGGCGGGGCAGCATTTCACGCTGCGCATGCAGGCGGGCTACGACCACGGCTACTATTTCATTTCCACCTTCATCGAGGACCATCTGCGCCACCACGCGGCGATTTTGTGTCCGGAGTCGGTGGGCCATCACAAACGGGAGGGGCACCATGGCTAA